In one Mucilaginibacter ginsenosidivorax genomic region, the following are encoded:
- a CDS encoding glycoside hydrolase family 3 N-terminal domain-containing protein, protein MRKKYYLPRICMATAVVAGLSLSASAQQKNIYHKGWVDFNKNGKMDVFEDPSQTVDKRVADLLSQMTVDEKTCQMATLYGYKRVLKDEMPVANWKNEIWKDGIANIDEELNNLTSHTDDAPTQYSFPFSKHASAINTIQKWFVEETRMGIPVDFTNEGIHGLNHDRATPLPAPIGIGSTFDKQLVRQAGQTVGREAKALGYTNVYAPILDPARDQRWGRVVECYGEDPFHIAEMGKQMVLGMQEEGVASTLKHFAVYSVPKGGRDGAARTDPHVAPREMHQVYLYPFRRVIQEAHPMGVMSSYNDWDGVPVTGSYYFLTQLLRQQFGFNGYVVSDSEAVEYLYSKHHVAADYKEAVRQAVEAGLNVRTNFTMPQTFILPLRELIKENKISMKVIDSRVGDVLRVKFRLGLFDSPYVKDPKAADKVVHTADDAAMSLKMNRESMVLLKNEGGLLPLDKKKYPRILVTGPLAKETNYAISRYGPSHNPVTSVYDGLVNYMGNDGVIVYAKGCDMIDATWPESEIIETPLTHQEQIEIDNAVNQAKNVDVVIAVVGEDVDRVGESLSRTGLNLPGRQLKLIQALQATGKPVVMVMINGQPLTINWENKYVPAILEAWFPSVQSGQVITETLFGDNNPGGKLPITFPKTTGQIEFNFPFKPNAQAGQGGQNSWGKTSVNGALYPFGYGLSYTKFEYSNLVVSPEQENSQGDVQVSVDVTNTGARAGDEVVQLYLKDEVSSVTTYEYDLRGFERVNLKPGEKKTVQFTLHPDDLALLDKNMNWTVEPGKFMVMIGSSSEDIKLKKEFEVQ, encoded by the coding sequence ATGAGAAAAAAGTATTATCTGCCGCGTATTTGCATGGCAACGGCAGTGGTTGCCGGACTTTCCCTATCGGCATCGGCTCAACAAAAAAATATTTATCATAAAGGTTGGGTAGATTTTAATAAAAATGGTAAAATGGATGTGTTTGAAGACCCATCGCAGACTGTGGACAAACGCGTTGCCGATTTACTAAGCCAGATGACCGTTGATGAAAAAACGTGCCAGATGGCCACCTTGTACGGCTATAAACGGGTATTGAAAGATGAAATGCCTGTAGCCAACTGGAAAAACGAGATCTGGAAAGATGGCATAGCCAATATAGATGAGGAACTGAACAACCTTACGTCGCATACGGATGATGCGCCTACGCAGTATTCGTTCCCTTTTAGCAAACATGCATCGGCAATCAACACTATCCAAAAATGGTTTGTGGAAGAAACCCGCATGGGCATCCCGGTTGATTTTACCAACGAAGGCATCCACGGCCTGAACCATGACCGGGCCACACCTTTGCCGGCACCAATTGGCATTGGCAGTACTTTTGACAAACAACTCGTACGCCAGGCAGGCCAAACCGTAGGCCGCGAAGCCAAAGCTTTGGGCTATACCAACGTTTACGCCCCTATACTTGACCCGGCCCGCGACCAGCGCTGGGGCCGCGTGGTAGAATGCTACGGCGAAGACCCTTTTCATATTGCCGAAATGGGTAAGCAAATGGTTTTAGGTATGCAGGAGGAAGGGGTTGCATCAACCCTTAAACACTTCGCGGTATACAGCGTACCCAAAGGCGGCCGCGATGGCGCAGCGCGTACCGATCCGCATGTGGCACCACGGGAAATGCACCAGGTTTATTTATACCCTTTTCGCCGGGTTATCCAGGAAGCGCATCCTATGGGCGTAATGAGCAGTTATAACGATTGGGACGGTGTACCCGTTACAGGTAGTTATTACTTTTTAACACAATTGCTGCGGCAGCAATTTGGCTTTAATGGGTACGTAGTAAGCGATAGCGAAGCGGTTGAATACCTTTATTCCAAGCATCACGTAGCAGCCGATTATAAAGAAGCCGTAAGGCAGGCAGTTGAGGCTGGCCTTAATGTGCGCACCAATTTTACCATGCCGCAAACTTTTATTTTGCCGCTGCGCGAGTTGATTAAAGAAAATAAGATATCGATGAAGGTGATAGATTCGCGGGTTGGCGATGTATTGCGGGTAAAATTTCGCCTGGGTTTGTTTGATAGCCCGTATGTTAAAGATCCGAAGGCTGCTGATAAAGTTGTACATACGGCAGACGATGCCGCGATGTCGCTTAAAATGAACCGCGAATCGATGGTGTTGTTGAAAAACGAAGGCGGCTTACTGCCTTTGGATAAAAAGAAATATCCCAGGATATTGGTTACCGGCCCATTGGCTAAAGAAACCAATTATGCCATTAGCCGCTACGGCCCATCGCATAACCCGGTTACCAGTGTGTACGATGGCCTGGTGAATTATATGGGTAACGATGGCGTAATTGTTTATGCCAAAGGTTGCGATATGATAGATGCTACCTGGCCCGAGAGCGAGATTATTGAAACACCGCTAACCCACCAGGAACAAATAGAAATTGATAACGCCGTAAACCAGGCCAAAAATGTGGATGTGGTTATAGCCGTTGTGGGCGAGGATGTGGATAGGGTAGGCGAAAGCCTGTCGCGTACTGGCTTAAACCTCCCCGGCAGGCAATTAAAGCTGATCCAGGCATTGCAAGCCACCGGCAAGCCCGTGGTTATGGTAATGATAAACGGGCAGCCGCTTACCATCAACTGGGAAAATAAATATGTGCCTGCTATTTTAGAGGCCTGGTTCCCAAGTGTGCAAAGCGGGCAGGTAATAACCGAAACCTTATTTGGTGATAATAACCCGGGTGGTAAGCTACCTATCACTTTCCCAAAAACAACTGGGCAAATTGAGTTTAACTTTCCCTTTAAGCCCAATGCCCAGGCAGGGCAGGGCGGCCAAAACAGCTGGGGCAAAACCAGCGTAAATGGAGCTTTGTATCCTTTTGGCTATGGCTTAAGCTACACTAAATTTGAATACAGTAACCTGGTAGTATCGCCGGAGCAGGAGAACTCACAGGGCGATGTGCAGGTAAGCGTTGATGTAACCAACACTGGCGCCCGCGCAGGCGATGAGGTGGTGCAATTATACCTGAAGGACGAAGTAAGCAGTGTAACTACCTACGAGTATGACTTGCGCGGTTTTGAACGGGTAAACCTGAAGCCGGGCGAAAAGAAGACGGTACAGTTTACCCTTCATCCCGATGACCTGGCCCTGCTGGATAAAAATATGAACTGGACGGTTGAACCCGGTAAGTTTATGGTGATGATAGGCAGCTCATCGGAAGATATTAAGCTGAAAAAGGAGTTTGAGGTTCAATGA
- a CDS encoding DUF695 domain-containing protein, producing the protein MIEELYLGDSWISLEFSTDGGLPVFVKFRPYMQNFIDTGFYNQRMDVIWSYNSPNETLLPHETDLDLMEQVEEALMDVMEEDNQTILAFSFTGENERWWAWYTTDVDIAGERLNAALAGFEELPISITANTDPDWDEYNGVLEDFAE; encoded by the coding sequence ATGATTGAAGAATTATACCTGGGCGACTCATGGATCTCCCTCGAGTTTTCGACAGACGGAGGATTGCCTGTTTTTGTGAAATTCAGGCCTTATATGCAAAATTTTATTGATACCGGTTTTTACAACCAACGGATGGATGTGATATGGTCATATAATTCGCCCAATGAAACTTTGCTGCCACATGAAACAGACCTTGATTTGATGGAACAGGTTGAGGAAGCGCTTATGGATGTTATGGAAGAGGATAACCAAACCATCCTGGCGTTTTCATTTACCGGCGAAAACGAACGATGGTGGGCATGGTATACTACCGATGTTGATATTGCAGGCGAACGCCTGAATGCCGCATTGGCAGGTTTTGAGGAATTGCCTATCAGTATTACCGCTAATACCGACCCGGATTGGGACGAGTATAACGGCGTGCTGGAAGATTTTGCCGAATAG
- a CDS encoding DUF4288 domain-containing protein — MKEIYDLEYWQLDKSVSNTKRFAIVKINLVYPKVKQLTDLKPKERVKKIDSIYREDLTRLIALNLFDTYEITGKKKRPTGVTAKVKFNDLKKLKKVDFVASIWVTSVDHAIFIKAEEPPKEQYYCVKMTGVIEVEGVRLKKQDIEKRFVLIKAWSFNDAYDKVKKQQENYCEPYLNPNGRFVRWRIESYDDCFVTDIGNPAELDNPEGVEVFSALGKRKNKLKTVWDGKP; from the coding sequence ATGAAAGAAATTTATGACCTGGAATATTGGCAATTAGACAAATCCGTTTCAAACACAAAACGTTTTGCAATAGTTAAAATCAATTTAGTTTATCCTAAAGTAAAGCAACTCACCGACCTTAAACCTAAAGAACGGGTTAAAAAAATTGACAGTATATATCGTGAGGATTTAACCCGTCTTATAGCACTAAATTTATTTGACACGTATGAAATTACGGGCAAAAAGAAACGCCCTACCGGGGTAACTGCAAAAGTGAAATTTAATGACCTGAAAAAGCTTAAAAAGGTAGATTTTGTTGCAAGTATTTGGGTAACATCGGTAGATCACGCGATATTTATAAAAGCGGAGGAGCCGCCAAAAGAGCAATATTACTGTGTTAAGATGACGGGGGTTATTGAAGTAGAAGGAGTGCGCTTAAAAAAACAAGACATCGAAAAAAGGTTTGTTTTGATAAAAGCCTGGTCATTTAACGATGCTTATGATAAAGTAAAAAAGCAGCAAGAGAATTATTGTGAACCTTACCTGAATCCCAACGGCCGTTTTGTGCGCTGGCGGATTGAAAGTTATGATGATTGTTTTGTAACTGATATAGGAAATCCTGCTGAATTAGATAATCCTGAAGGCGTTGAAGTTTTTTCGGCCCTTGGAAAAAGAAAGAATAAATTGAAAACTGTTTGGGACGGAAAGCCCTGA
- a CDS encoding Crp/Fnr family transcriptional regulator has protein sequence MHPVLTQYFSGKINLSAGHEALIERCFKLKYARRNEILVPKGSVAKNIYFVIKGCLRVFLVDDNGSESTRFLIFENNMGTAFPSFINGTPSLAAIQSLEASELFVLSRHDRDLLLKEIPGWETMYRIGLEQDYIASIQRIESLITMDSKTRYQVLMDTRPDIIRRLPNKIVADYLGISQETLSRLKAPRPPKA, from the coding sequence ATGCACCCGGTTTTAACACAATATTTTTCAGGCAAGATTAATCTTTCAGCCGGGCACGAGGCATTGATTGAGCGTTGTTTTAAGTTAAAATATGCCAGGCGTAACGAGATCCTGGTGCCAAAGGGCAGCGTAGCCAAAAATATATACTTTGTAATTAAAGGTTGCCTGAGGGTTTTCCTGGTTGACGACAATGGGAGCGAGTCGACCAGGTTTTTGATATTTGAAAACAATATGGGAACGGCTTTCCCGAGTTTTATAAATGGCACGCCGTCGTTGGCGGCTATTCAAAGTCTGGAGGCGTCAGAACTATTTGTACTTAGCCGGCACGACAGGGATCTCCTCCTAAAAGAGATTCCCGGCTGGGAAACCATGTACCGTATCGGGCTTGAGCAGGATTATATTGCATCCATTCAACGGATAGAGAGCCTGATTACCATGGATTCAAAAACCCGTTACCAGGTGCTGATGGATACCCGGCCTGATATCATCAGGCGATTGCCCAATAAAATAGTGGCCGATTACCTGGGCATCTCGCAGGAAACATTAAGCCGGTTGAAAGCCCCACGGCCTCCTAAAGCCTAA
- a CDS encoding VOC family protein — protein sequence MGTSNQQIIPMLAYEDGIAAMEWLCKVFGFTEVTRMTDEQGRLGHGEIAMGESLVMLAEPTPDYQGPKHHAQNCTIAAKAYEVPYVINGVLVYVDDVTLHYEHAKSNGATILSVLEEGYPGTRYRAADLEGQRWMFMQKEILK from the coding sequence ATGGGCACATCAAACCAACAAATTATACCTATGCTGGCCTATGAGGATGGCATAGCGGCAATGGAATGGCTTTGCAAGGTTTTTGGCTTTACCGAGGTAACCCGCATGACAGATGAGCAAGGCCGCTTGGGCCATGGTGAAATAGCCATGGGCGAAAGCCTGGTTATGCTGGCCGAACCCACGCCAGATTATCAAGGCCCAAAGCATCATGCGCAAAATTGTACTATAGCTGCCAAGGCTTATGAGGTGCCCTATGTTATCAACGGGGTTTTGGTTTATGTGGATGATGTAACCCTGCATTATGAACACGCTAAAAGCAACGGGGCTACCATATTATCAGTACTGGAAGAAGGCTACCCCGGCACCCGTTACCGCGCTGCCGATCTGGAAGGGCAGCGGTGGATGTTTATGCAGAAGGAAATTTTAAAATGA
- a CDS encoding alpha/beta hydrolase family protein, with product MYKQIITCFIFLLSGNIVLAQTNIGQRTFQFKDQKRNRPVTTEVWYPTTDSVKPTDKYFSPFTRVQTVRNGKLPDAKLPVIMLSHGTGGGRLTLEWLAAALAQNGFIVAAVDHWGNTYDNKIRLEFLKAWERPQDISFALTSLLNDRDFKAIIDPDRIGAAGFSFGGFTVIALAGGEFDFDVLRNYYKTTGRKEIEIPEYPGLVKSLDDSTLVAESKHYPPLKDKRIKAFFSISPALGPGFVKMQQVKNISSPVYIVGSQSDSIAPVKTNAIHYHQLIKGSQLYINPGKTGHYVMLSEAIEPVKKEAPMLFTDDPSVNRHAVHLKVDSLAVAFFRRTL from the coding sequence ATGTACAAGCAAATTATAACCTGCTTTATATTTTTACTATCAGGCAATATCGTTTTAGCACAGACCAATATTGGCCAGCGTACTTTTCAGTTTAAGGATCAAAAGCGTAACCGCCCGGTAACAACCGAGGTTTGGTACCCCACAACGGATTCCGTTAAACCTACCGATAAATACTTTTCGCCGTTTACCCGTGTACAAACTGTGCGCAATGGAAAACTGCCTGACGCTAAGTTGCCGGTTATTATGCTATCGCATGGTACCGGCGGTGGCCGTTTAACGCTGGAATGGCTGGCAGCTGCGTTGGCGCAAAATGGCTTTATTGTGGCCGCTGTAGATCATTGGGGCAACACTTACGACAACAAGATTAGGCTGGAGTTTTTAAAAGCCTGGGAGCGCCCGCAGGATATCAGTTTTGCATTAACCTCGCTGCTGAACGACCGGGATTTTAAGGCAATAATAGATCCCGACAGGATAGGGGCAGCAGGCTTTTCATTTGGCGGGTTTACAGTGATAGCCCTTGCAGGCGGCGAATTTGATTTTGATGTGCTGCGCAATTATTATAAAACAACAGGCCGCAAAGAAATCGAGATTCCCGAGTATCCGGGCCTGGTAAAATCACTGGATGATAGCACCCTGGTGGCCGAATCAAAACATTATCCTCCGCTGAAAGATAAACGTATCAAGGCATTTTTCTCTATTTCGCCGGCCCTGGGTCCCGGTTTTGTAAAAATGCAGCAGGTGAAAAATATCAGCAGCCCTGTTTATATAGTGGGGTCGCAAAGCGATAGTATAGCGCCCGTAAAAACTAATGCCATCCATTACCACCAATTGATAAAAGGATCGCAGCTATACATTAACCCCGGCAAAACCGGGCATTATGTGATGCTGTCAGAAGCTATAGAACCTGTAAAAAAAGAAGCCCCCATGTTATTTACCGATGATCCATCTGTTAACAGGCATGCCGTACACTTGAAAGTAGATAGTTTGGCTGTGGCGTTTTTTAGGAGAACACTGTAA
- a CDS encoding O-acetyl-ADP-ribose deacetylase, with protein sequence MSNQRIKLVQGDITKIKADAIVNAANTSLLGGGGVDGAIHRAGGKAILEECIQIRNRQGGCKTGEAVITTGGNLPAKYVIHTVGPVYNNGGKGENGLLASAYLNSLKLAAENHVETIAFPNISTGIYHFPKKKAASIAIKIVQDFLAGNESIKEVVFVCFDDENCGIYKGLL encoded by the coding sequence AAAGCCGACGCTATTGTTAATGCTGCCAACACATCATTATTGGGCGGTGGCGGAGTTGATGGCGCCATCCACCGGGCAGGCGGTAAGGCTATACTTGAAGAATGTATCCAAATCCGTAACCGGCAAGGGGGCTGCAAAACCGGCGAAGCGGTAATTACCACCGGCGGTAATCTTCCCGCAAAATATGTGATACACACGGTTGGCCCGGTATATAATAACGGTGGTAAAGGCGAAAATGGATTACTGGCTTCCGCCTATTTAAACAGCCTTAAACTGGCTGCAGAAAACCATGTGGAAACCATTGCTTTTCCTAATATCAGTACGGGTATTTACCATTTTCCTAAAAAGAAAGCGGCAAGTATCGCTATAAAAATCGTACAGGATTTCCTGGCCGGGAACGAGAGTATTAAAGAGGTGGTTTTTGTTTGTTTTGATGACGAAAACTGCGGTATTTATAAGGGCTTACTGTAA
- a CDS encoding DUF2071 domain-containing protein yields MKIPTITGIIDRRILVNFAVDPDIAKLIVPAPFSPKIVNGKAIVGICLIRLKDVRPKGMPAFIGMGSENGAHRIAVEWQEDGEIKEGVYIPRRDTSSRFNTIVGGRIFPGRHYHARFDVNEHSGNYHVAFESSDGTTISIDAKITGTFNRDSVFKDLDTASDFFKAGATGYSPNGDKYEGLLLHTENWKVEALEVSQVSSSFFEDEAIFPKGTIVFDNALLMTNIQHDWYSKPDKAVVND; encoded by the coding sequence ATGAAAATACCTACCATTACCGGCATTATAGACAGGCGTATATTGGTTAACTTTGCCGTTGATCCTGATATTGCCAAACTAATAGTTCCGGCTCCGTTTAGCCCTAAAATTGTTAATGGCAAAGCTATTGTGGGTATTTGTCTTATCAGGCTAAAAGATGTAAGGCCTAAAGGAATGCCGGCTTTTATTGGGATGGGTTCCGAAAACGGCGCACATCGCATTGCTGTTGAATGGCAGGAAGATGGTGAAATTAAAGAAGGTGTTTACATTCCCCGAAGGGATACTTCATCCCGTTTCAACACCATTGTTGGCGGCAGGATATTTCCGGGCAGGCATTACCACGCCAGGTTTGATGTTAATGAGCATAGCGGCAATTATCACGTAGCTTTTGAAAGCTCGGACGGTACTACCATTAGTATTGATGCTAAAATTACCGGTACTTTTAACAGGGATTCTGTTTTTAAGGATTTAGATACGGCTTCTGATTTTTTTAAGGCGGGGGCTACAGGCTATTCGCCGAATGGCGATAAATATGAAGGTTTGTTGCTGCATACAGAAAACTGGAAGGTAGAAGCCCTGGAAGTAAGCCAGGTTTCGTCGAGCTTTTTTGAGGACGAAGCTATTTTTCCAAAAGGAACTATCGTGTTTGATAATGCCCTATTGATGACTAATATACAGCACGATTGGTATTCAAAGCCCGATAAGGCGGTTGTAAATGACTAA